Proteins from a genomic interval of Quercus robur chromosome 9, dhQueRobu3.1, whole genome shotgun sequence:
- the LOC126698508 gene encoding cleavage and polyadenylation specificity factor subunit 2, producing the protein MGTSVQVSPLCGVYNENPLSYLVSIDSFNFLIDCGWNDHFDPTLLQPLSKVASTIDAVLVSHPDTLHLGALPYAMKQLGLNAPVYATEPVYRLGLLTMYEQFLSRKQISEFDLFTLDDIDSAFQAMTRLTYSQNHHLTGKGEGIVIAPHVAGHLLGGTMWKITKDGEDVIYAVDLNHRKERHLNGTVLASFVRPAVLITDAYNALNNQPYRRGEKENEFGETIKKTLGAGGNVLLPVDTVGRVLELILTLEQYWTDKSLNYPIFFLTYVASSTIDYVKSFLEWMSDSIAKSFEQNRENPFLLKHVRFCISKSELDNAPDGPKVVLASMASLEVGFSHDIFVEWATDAKNLVLFTERGQFASLARILQADPPPKAVKVTMSKRVPLVGDELIAYEEEQNRIKKEEALKATLIKEEESKASQSADINASDPMVIDVSKTLASPDVAGQHSAGYRDILIDGFVPPSTSVAPMFPFYENTFDWDDFGEVINPDDYVIKDEDMDQTGMHVGGNLDGKFDEGSANLILDTKPSKVVSNELTVHVKCSLIYMDFEGRSDGRSIKSILSQVAPLKLVLVHGSAEATEHLKQHCLKHVCPHVYAPHIEETIDVTSDLCAYKVQLSEKLMSNVLFKKLGDYEIAWVDAEVGKTDSGMLSLLPCSNAAPLHKSVLVGDLKMADFKQFLASKGVQVEFAGGALRCGEYVTIRKVGDASQKGGGSGLQQILIEGPLCEDYYKIRDYLYSQFFLL; encoded by the exons atgggaacTTCAGTGCAGGTGAGTCCACTATGTGGAGTGTACAACGAGAACCCACTCTCATACTTAGTCTCCATCGACAGCTTCAACTTCCTCATCGACTGTGGCTGGAACGACCACTTCGACCCCACTCTCCTCCAACCTCTCTCCAA GGTAGCGTCGACGATAGACGCGGTACTGGTGTCGCATCCAGACACGCTTCACCTCGGCGCGCTTCCTTATGCCATGAAGCAGCTCGGACTCAACGCTCCGGTTTACGCCACCGAGCCGGTTTACAGATTAGGTCTTCTCACTATGTACGAGCAGTTTCTCTCGAGAAAG CAAATATCAGAGTTTGATCTGTTTACTTTAGATGATATTGATTCTGCTTTCCAAGCTATGACCAGACTAACCTATTCTCAGAACCATCATCTCACTG GCAAAGGGGAGGGAATTGTGATTGCTCCTCATGTGGCTGGGCATCTTTTGGGAGGTACTATGTGGAAGATAACAAAGGATGGTGAGGATGTCATATATGCTGTTGACTTAAACCATCGCAAAGAAAG GCATTTGAATGGAACTGTTCTAGCATCTTTTGTGCGGCCTGCTGTTCTAATTACAGATGCTTATAACGCTCTGAATAATCAGCCTTATAGACGTGGTGAAAAGGAGAATGAATTTGGAG AAACCATAAAGAAAACTCTAGGTGCTGGTGGAAATGTATTACTACCTGTGGACACAGTTGGGCGAGTATTGGAGCTTATTTTAACATTAGAACAG TATTGGACGGATAAAAGCTTGAACTATCCCATCTTCTTTCTTACATACGTCGCATCTAGCACGATTGATTATGTTAAGAGTTTCCTTGAGTGGATGAGTGATTCCATTGCAAAGTCTTTTGAACAGAATCGTGAAAATCCCTTTCTTCTTAA ACATGTCAGATTTTGTATTAGCAAGAGTGAACTTGATAATGCTCCAGATGGTCCAAAG GTTGTTCTAGCATCCATGGCGAGTTTGGAAGTGGGTTTTTCACATGATATATTTGTCGAATGGGCAACAGATGCCAAGAATCTTGTCCTCTTCACTGAAAGAGGCCAG TTTGCTTCATTAGCTCGTATACTCCAGGCAGATCCACCTCCAAAAGCTGTTAAAGTCACCATGTCCAAGAGGGTTCCTTTGGTTGGAGACGAGCTAATTGCTTATGAAGAAGAGCAAAACcgaataaaaaaggaagaagcttTAAAAGCTACTCTCATCAAAGAGGAGGAATCGAAGGCATCTCAAAGTGCTGATATTAATGCGAGCGATCCAATGGTTATCGATGTTAGCAAAACACTTGCTTCACCAGATG TGGCTGGTCAACACAGTGCTGGGTACCGGGACATATTAATCGACGGATTTGTTCCTCCATCCACCAGTGTTGCCCCAATGTTTCCCTTTTACGAAAATACTTTTGACTGGGATGATTTTGGGGAAGTTATAAATCCTGATGATTATGTAATCAAGGATGAAGACATGGACCAAACAGGAATGCAT GTTGGTGGCAATTTagatggaaaatttgatgaaggCTCTGCCAATTTGATCCTTGACACAAAACCTTCAAAAGTTGTGTCTAATGAATTAACA GTGCACGTGAAGTGTTCGTTGATTTATATGGACTTTGAGGGCCGTTCTGATGGCCGATCTATTAAATCAATTCTCTCCCAAGTGGCTCCCCTGAAGCTT GTTCTGGTGCATGGATCAGCCGAGGCCACAGAGCATTTGAAGCAACACTGCTTGAAGCATGTTTGCCCGCACGTTTATGCTCCTCATATTGAGGAAACGATTGATGTCACCTCTGATTTGTGCGCTTATAAG GTACAACTTTCAGAGAAGCTGATGAGTAATGTGCTCTTTAAGAAG CTTGGAGATTATGAGATAGCCTGGGTTGATGCTGAAGTAGGGAAGACAGACAGTGGCATGCTGTCTCTACTTCCCTGTTCAAATGCAGCTCCATTGCATAAATCTGTTCTTGTTGGTGATCTTAAAATGGCAGATTTCAAGCAGTTTCTTGCCAGTAAGGGCGTCCAG GTTGAATTTGCTGGTGGGGCTTTGCGATGTGGGGAGTATGTGACAATACGCAAGGTTGGGGATGCAAGCCAGAAA GGTGGTGGTTCTGGTCTTCAGCAAATTCTAATCGAAGGCCCCCTATGTGAAGATTATTATAAGATCCGGGATTATTTATATTCACAGTTCTTTTTGCTTTAA